One segment of Stappia sp. 28M-7 DNA contains the following:
- a CDS encoding N-formylglutamate amidohydrolase, which produces MCAVPKGGEGEVFDILRPAGSAVPLVLDSPHSGTLYPPDFRPAQPPERYRRAEDMYVDELFSSAPTLSLQLLTARFGRIYCDVNRAFDDLDPASLDDAEGLELAPSAKARLGKGVVWTATPPDGAPLLAGPVRRAEYLGRLERCWRPYHAALGELLESARAVHGRVFHLDLHSMQPVANAMHEDATGSLRPDIVLSDREGTSAGAGYLEAARALLIELGFSVTVNDPFKGAEILRRHGNPARGVHSLQIEVNRALYMDVETYGKTARFRDTRARFSAFLASLRDWAAKSGS; this is translated from the coding sequence ATGTGCGCGGTGCCGAAGGGCGGGGAGGGGGAGGTGTTCGACATCCTGCGACCTGCCGGCTCGGCGGTGCCGCTAGTCCTCGACAGCCCGCACTCCGGCACGCTCTATCCGCCGGACTTTAGGCCGGCCCAGCCGCCCGAGCGCTATCGCCGGGCGGAGGACATGTATGTCGACGAGCTCTTTTCCTCCGCTCCCACCCTGAGCCTGCAGCTTCTGACGGCACGGTTCGGGCGTATTTACTGCGACGTCAATCGGGCCTTCGACGATCTCGATCCGGCTTCGCTGGATGATGCCGAGGGTCTGGAGCTTGCCCCTTCGGCCAAGGCGCGCCTCGGCAAGGGCGTCGTGTGGACGGCAACGCCGCCCGACGGAGCGCCGCTTCTCGCCGGCCCGGTACGCCGGGCAGAATATCTCGGCCGGCTGGAGCGCTGCTGGCGTCCCTATCATGCGGCGCTTGGCGAACTGCTGGAGAGTGCTCGCGCGGTGCATGGCCGCGTCTTCCATCTCGACCTGCACTCCATGCAGCCGGTGGCGAATGCCATGCACGAGGACGCAACCGGATCGTTGCGGCCCGATATCGTGCTGTCCGATCGCGAGGGCACGAGTGCCGGTGCCGGCTATCTGGAGGCCGCGCGCGCCCTGTTGATCGAACTCGGCTTCTCGGTGACGGTCAACGATCCTTTCAAGGGAGCAGAGATTCTGCGTCGCCACGGCAATCCGGCACGAGGCGTCCACTCCCTGCAGATCGAGGTCAATCGCGCGCTCTACATGGATGTTGAGACCTATGGCAAAACCGCGCGCTTTCGCGACACGCGAGCGCGGTTTTCCGCCTTCCTGGCCTCGCTGCGTGACTGGGCTGCAAAAAGCGGCAGTTGA
- a CDS encoding ABC transporter ATP-binding protein — protein sequence MSAAPLLALDAVSKRFVRRLDAAEKIVNLFGGNRQEEVVHAVDNVSLQIAEGEVVGLVGESGCGKSTLGRVVAGVHAPSAGRVLWRGQDIESLSGAERRDAALKIQMIFQDPMSSLNPRMRVRDIVGEAPRVHGLVSGGEVADYVDRMLLRVGLDPSYKSRYPHQFSGGQRQRIGIARALAVQPDFLVCDESIAALDVSIQAQVLNLFMDLREDLGLTYLFISHDLGVVEHLADRVVIMYLGRVVESAPAAELFADPNHPYARALLEEVPRIDTRKRVFQPVKGEIPSPLAPPTGCHFHPRCPHAKPRCREEAPALREIAPGRISACHLNEA from the coding sequence ATGAGCGCCGCGCCGCTTCTTGCCCTCGATGCCGTGTCGAAGCGCTTCGTGCGCCGTCTCGACGCCGCCGAGAAGATCGTCAACCTGTTCGGCGGCAACCGGCAGGAGGAGGTCGTCCACGCCGTCGACAATGTCTCCCTGCAGATCGCCGAAGGCGAGGTGGTCGGCCTTGTCGGCGAGAGCGGTTGCGGCAAGTCCACGCTCGGGCGCGTGGTTGCCGGGGTTCATGCCCCCAGTGCCGGCCGCGTCCTGTGGCGCGGGCAGGATATCGAAAGCCTGTCCGGGGCCGAGCGCCGCGATGCGGCGCTGAAAATCCAGATGATCTTCCAGGACCCCATGTCCTCGCTCAATCCGCGCATGCGCGTGCGCGACATCGTCGGCGAGGCGCCGAGGGTGCATGGTCTGGTGTCGGGCGGCGAGGTCGCCGACTATGTCGACCGCATGTTGCTGCGGGTGGGCCTCGACCCCAGCTACAAGAGCCGCTATCCGCACCAGTTTTCCGGCGGTCAGCGCCAGCGCATCGGCATCGCCCGGGCCCTTGCCGTGCAGCCCGACTTCCTGGTCTGCGATGAAAGCATCGCCGCGCTCGACGTCTCGATCCAGGCGCAGGTGCTCAATCTCTTCATGGACCTGCGCGAGGATCTGGGGCTCACCTACCTTTTCATCTCCCACGACCTCGGCGTGGTCGAGCATCTCGCCGACCGGGTGGTGATCATGTATCTCGGCCGCGTGGTGGAAAGCGCGCCGGCGGCGGAGCTCTTCGCCGACCCCAATCATCCCTACGCCAGGGCGCTGCTGGAAGAGGTGCCGCGGATCGATACGCGCAAGCGGGTGTTCCAGCCGGTGAAGGGCGAGATCCCGTCGCCGCTCGCCCCGCCGACCGGTTGCCATTTCCACCCGCGATGCCCGCATGCAAAGCCGCGCTGCCGCGAGGAAGCGCCGGCCCTGCGCGAGATTGCGCCGGGTCGCATCTCCGCCTGTCACCTCAACGAGGCATAG
- a CDS encoding ABC transporter ATP-binding protein: MTRETILEVQDLRTHFFTKAGVARAVDGVSFSLARGEVLGLVGESGSGKTVTGFSLMGLVDPPGRLVSGSIRLGGEELAGLPEEGWRRLRGRRIAMIFQDPMMTLNPVLRIDTQMIEAIRAHAGVSHEAARERAREALARVGIPSPDERLAAYPHQFSGGMRQRVAIAIALLNEPEVIVADEPTTALDVTIQAQILYEVQKLCADTGLAMIWITHDLAVVGGLADRVAVMYAGRIVEQGPVDAVLDAPFHPYTHGLIGSVPSQNRRGARLTQIPGMAPSLLSLPEGCSFAARCPRADTACTVMPDLAELEAGRFSRCHHPHRTLETARGGAA; this comes from the coding sequence ATGACCCGTGAAACCATTCTCGAGGTCCAGGATCTACGGACCCATTTCTTCACCAAGGCAGGCGTCGCTCGCGCCGTCGATGGTGTCTCGTTCTCGCTTGCCCGCGGCGAGGTGCTCGGCCTCGTCGGCGAAAGCGGCTCGGGCAAGACTGTCACCGGCTTCTCGCTGATGGGCCTTGTCGATCCCCCGGGACGCTTGGTCTCGGGCTCGATCCGCCTGGGCGGAGAGGAACTGGCCGGCCTGCCGGAAGAGGGGTGGCGACGGCTCCGGGGCCGGCGGATCGCCATGATCTTCCAGGACCCGATGATGACGCTCAATCCGGTCCTGCGCATCGATACGCAGATGATCGAGGCGATCCGCGCTCATGCCGGTGTGTCGCACGAGGCGGCCCGCGAGCGGGCCCGTGAGGCGCTTGCCCGTGTCGGCATTCCCTCGCCGGACGAGCGGCTCGCCGCCTATCCGCACCAGTTCTCCGGCGGCATGCGCCAGCGCGTCGCCATCGCCATTGCCCTCCTCAACGAACCGGAGGTGATCGTTGCCGACGAGCCGACCACGGCGCTCGACGTCACCATTCAGGCGCAGATCCTCTATGAGGTGCAGAAGCTGTGCGCCGACACGGGGCTTGCGATGATCTGGATCACCCATGATCTCGCCGTCGTCGGCGGCCTCGCGGACCGGGTGGCGGTGATGTATGCCGGCCGGATCGTCGAGCAGGGGCCGGTCGATGCCGTTCTCGATGCGCCCTTCCATCCCTATACGCACGGGCTGATCGGGTCCGTGCCCAGTCAGAACCGGCGCGGCGCGCGCCTGACCCAGATCCCCGGCATGGCGCCGTCGCTGTTGTCCCTGCCTGAGGGCTGCAGCTTTGCCGCCCGCTGTCCGCGCGCCGATACCGCCTGCACGGTCATGCCGGATCTGGCCGAGCTGGAGGCCGGCCGGTTCTCGCGCTGCCACCATCCGCACCGAACTCTCGAAACCGCCAGGGGAGGTGCCGCATGA